The Linepithema humile isolate Giens D197 chromosome 2, Lhum_UNIL_v1.0, whole genome shotgun sequence genome has a segment encoding these proteins:
- the osp gene encoding protein outspread isoform X4 yields the protein MSGGTAGGGGGIRGTGAECRKFAPNIFNKSKCSSCFKQKEEHSAEALECNRATRKISKCGYLFVAPGWDFSNPLNRTKRWQRRWFVLYDDGELTYSVDEHPETVPQARIDMTRVLEVAAAEDVTGHPYSLAVTSPEGATFVKGTCREETRWWTDVLQVYSRNKGRHKRNATFPGGQTTILQVTPTIRSNTPNPPRPRFNSCRSEPRNSSAWIPETSSGTGDLCSSVFSSTPSLATTTIATTTSSSVLSNGNTDSVAEVRNSLPSLRSGTPLENGSTGSYLTTATSTTTSLNGSICSTVYSTTPATISTATTTSSVVSLTEKPPMVPCDSARSSYRDQPASSASPPTRDKLRAEDKARRRMNQQGERTGGIIGDAPSAAISEKLDDDACRRILLEHEREREGKLRDIAASLTQPRARRAKPRTSEPTRDVVDAVNAAHQDKLIRGDPDGCGLDISGSRYSPTSELRVDLPAEDLLNIKKGWLMKQGLNKEWNKHWFVLRGCGLMYYRDPCAEDKGIMDGVIDLNTVTAVTPLQVARNYGFQTVAWDDRGTTVLSAVTAGIRSSWMSAIRKAANLPDPDNVDSLTVCSDTQQEANPQSPTTSITDRERDSVVPSTSITPRSVLFSSDEEYRTASEGGRRESGDWSEMPVSPPLVRNGDWSIALKGSGWSDSANHEWSDLPPSPPLTRTALSRVKARSRSSSRSRVYKRSRSSPPSSRRSTLDSVRSEDLMMACCELGEDEEQSNGHLQSNSCLSSANDSPLIVELLENQVSLLRDQLDQNQSHPSTLLVIVERQENEIESLKSQLNAARTDLASAEKELARLRQQKAEASIREKQVEELLNTIQRTEQQRNKDLDDLEKMKKVYNREKEVLECKLLETEAILRETTERCEMLTNELTSSHRTVEHLQTEVAALSDRLSQGIEENEKLYNRVRELEEKNGLAASRERGRSFDSLSDLTNIELDLDLTALDKERVMEEYDELRSRFEKAVMEIRAMRKELREAHATQDVLELEIFAHKQNTAGVTENNQAQIQLMAARIQDLTNKLAASEKQVRTLKQKLTKVETRDKRRSLSLKGRESFQISQEVEDKLLDLENKISAIEKGKCISAPASTGNSSKESSPNAKKEKRRESKNLDRSRLRRKSLDSATSSEPMKVLIRLSTLETKVANVAETMISDAEKDSSECSEINGSPEISLEALARLKKLERVVSKSKRRLEKCLGSTQAEDKAEKCLREVNEILDSCLECKKNQAGAQVTESVGIIVSRVETMLKDKLCELIKRRQALAQEGRLDEREKMRLVAERIAYESVILRQIKCALTRTTDRSVVLSELVETSQLASSLKRKIHGTKPKTYQNTNYIQYLTKVLANKLVLIGRAAATTDTSSKEVIAARSESLNFLLQKQCEINEIMRKYKETKLRQLAEALATETLSLSEQEDLVSKQSSGAGGGAGGGGSNKKLLEDRRIREAWALAQETVSKELVQAEVSHVIMRYGQLYEQNVTSITDICLSFDSADNIRLESWVDAVQARLRQEMEVSIHELSEAYEECLRTIKKNKSTTADAKHESRQLLTDYADVIAHKALIDSRIALLQETARQPSTAYPGETFVSSLIRNEEILSCLANDEGCDFQSSPILDAEYSYLYQRMTKECEDRISGKRESKEQLKNVSQSLYHLEEDLAELGKCMRVRAGVSVDSGVWSKSTGGIADWSGVCDKCLHLREQIRKLSDHMNDASCQTCDQLQNTIQRITAEHNQELEALKRNQERDLMDIKGELDNQRHSLTTQYEQEAASLRERARKLEHRLNAMDSEHSAHVNELRAAYQRSISTELDTDAETRKRYKEEIKQLRALCEKGLLAMENSHRRIIAEMEEKHRQELENLRVEKEQALSEETQATLAALDAMRKAHEHEVQKEIAKFKQEFIKQVQAREDIGVLHKEHEEEMEEIKQEILSLSAKYSSKCVESAALEEKVGNLSKQLAQAQQHIMQLDARNKQLRAHLVLETNDSGISADSMQLLRSRDNELAEPREEMHRLQQQFKS from the exons CCCGAAACGGTGCCTCAAGCGAGAATCGACATGACTCGCGTCCTGGAGGTGGCCGCGGCCGAGGACGTCACAGGACACCCTTACAGCCTCGCCGTCACCTCGCCGGAGGGTGCGACCTTCGTCAAGGGAACGTGTCGCGAGGAGACCAGATGGTGGACGGACGTTCTTCAGGTGTATTCGCGAAATAAG GGTCGGCACAAGCGAAACGCAACCTTCCCCGGCGGACAGACGACGATTCTGCAAGTTACCCCAACGATTCGAA GTAATACGCCAAATCCGCCGCGACCGCGCTTCAATAGCTGCCGATCAGAGCCGCGTAACAGCAGCGCATGGATTCCCGAAACGAGTAGCGGCACGGGAGATCTGTGCTCCTCGGTGTTCTCATCGACGCCGTCTTTGGCGACGACGACCATCGCCACGACCACCAGCAGCAGCGTACTGTCCAATGGCAACACGGACAGCGTCGCCGAGGTCAGGAACAGCTTGCCGTCTTTGCGTAGCGGGACGCCTCTCGAGAACGGCTCCACCGGAAGCTACCTGACCACCgcgacgtcgacgacgacgtcaTTGAACGGCAGTATCTGCAGCACGGTTTACTCGACGACTCCGGCGACCATCTCGACTGCGACAACGACGAGCAGCGTCGTCTCGTTGACTGAGAAACCGCCGATGGTCCCCTGCGACAGTGCGAGATCGAGCTATCGGGATCAACCTGCTAGTAGCGCATCGCCGCCGACTCGGGACAAGCTTCGTGCCGAGGACAAGGCCAGACGCAGAATGAATCAACAGGGCGAGCGAACGGGCGGCATCATCGGCGACGCGCCCAGCGCGGCCATCAGCGAGAAATTAG ACGATGACGCGTGCCGGAGGATACTTTTGGAGCACGAGCGGGAAAGAGAGGGCAAGCTGCGGGATATAGCAGCCTCGTTAACGCAACCACGAGCGAGAAGAGCTAAACCAAGAACTTCGGAGCCGACAAGGGACGTCGTGGACGCTGTCAATGCGGCTCATCAAGATAAGCTT ATCAGAGGCGATCCCGACGGTTGCGGGTTGGATATTTCCGGCAGCAGATATTCGCCCACCTCCGAGCTGAGAGTCGATCTGCCGGCGGAGGACTTGCTGAACATCAAGAAGGGCTGGTTGATGAAGCAGGGATTGAATAAG GAATGGAACAAGCACTGGTTTGTTCTGAGAGGCTGCGGACTGATGTATTACAGGGATCCCTGCGCGGAAGACAAGGGCATCATGGACGGCGTTATAGACCTCAACACTGTCACCGCGGTCACGCCTCTTCAAGTCGCGAGAAACTACGGATTTCAAACTGTC GCTTGGGACGATAGAGGCACCACGGTGCTGTCTGCGGTGACCGCTGGTATCAGATCCAGTTGGATGTCAGCTATCAGAAAAGCGGCCAATCTGCCTGATCCTGACAATGTAGATTCTCTCACGGTTTGCTCGGACACTCAACAAGAGGCGAATCCGCAATCGCCTACTAC ATCCATCACGGATCGCGAAAGGGACTCCGTCGTTCCCTCCACGTCCATCACGCCCAGATCGGTCCTGTTCTCGTCCGATGAGGAGTACAGAACCGCGTCCGAGGGTGGACGAAGAGAGTCGGGCGATTGGTCAGAGATGCCGGTATCGCCGCCGCTCGTGAGAAACGGCGACTGGTCTATCGCGCTGAAGGGTTCCGGCTGGTCGGATTCGGCGAACCACGAGTGGTCGGACCTGCCACCGTCGCCGCCTTTAACGAGGACCGCGCTGTCTCGGGTGAAGGCGCGATCTAGATCGAGTTCCCGATCGAGAGTCTATAAGAGGAGCCGCAGCTCACCGCCGAGCTCGCGGAGGAGCACCCTGGACAGCGTAAGATCGGAGGATCTGATGATGGCTTGCTGCGAGCTCGGCGAGGACGAGGAGCAGAGCAACGGCCATCTGCAGAGCAACAGCTGCCTGTCGAGCGCCAATGACAGTCCTCTGATCGTCGAGCTTCTGGAGAATCAAGTGTCGCTTCTGCGCGATCAGCTGGATCAGAATCAATCCCATCCGAGCACGTTACTAGTCATTGTCGAGCGTCAGGAGAACGAGATCGAGAGCCTGAAGTCGCAGCTGAACGCGGCGCGCACGGATCTCGCGAGCGCGGAGAAGGAGTTGGCGAGGCTCAGACAACAAAAGGCCGAGGCGTCCATCAGGGAGAAACAGGTGGAGGAACTGTTGAACACGATACAGAGGACCGAGCAGCAGAGGAACAAGGATCTGGACGACTTGGAGAAGATGAAGAAGGTATACAATAGGGAGAAGGAGGTCTTGGAATGTAAGCTGCTGGAAACGGAGGCTATCCTGAGAGAGACGACGGAGAGATGCGAAATGCTCACGAATGAATTGACGTCAAGTCACCGAACCGTCGAGCATCTGCAGACGGAAGTGGCGGCTCTCAGCGACCGATTGTCGCAAG GCATCGAGGAGAACGAAAAACTGTACAACAGAGTGAGAGAATTGGAGGAGAAAAATGGACTCGCCGCTTCGAGGGAACGTGGAAGAAGCTTTGACTCGCTCAGCGATCTGACCAACATCGAGTTGGACTTAGATTTGACCGCATTGGACAAGGAAAG GGTTATGGAGGAGTACGACGAGCTGCGGAGTCGCTTCGAAAAAGCCGTCATGGAGATTCGAGCAATGAGAAAGGAGCTGCGAGAAGCTCACGCCACTCAGGACGTCTTGGAGTTAGAAATCTTTGCTCATAAGCAGAACACAGCTGGCGTCACCGAGAACAATCAAGCACAGATTCAGCTGATGGCGGCGAGGATTCAGGATCTGACTAACAAGCTTGCCGCAAGTGAAAAGCAAGTTAGGACGCTGAAGCAGAAGCTGACAAAAGTCGAAACTAGAGATAAAAGGAGATCACTTTCTCTCAAGGGAAGAGAGTCTTTTCAGATTTCGCAAGAAGTGGAGGACAAATTGCTGGATTTGGAGAACAAGATAAGCGCCATAGAGAAGGGCAAATGCATCAGCGCTCCTGCCTCGACGGGCAACAGCTCGAAGGAATCGAGTCCTAATGCGAAGAAGGAGAAGAGGAGGGAGAGCAAAAATCTGGACCGTAGCAGACTGCGAAGGAAATCGTTGGACAGCGCGACGAGTTCCGAACCAATGAAAGTGCTGATTAGACTGAGCACTCTGGAGACGAAAGTGGCGAATGTCGCCGAGACCATGATCAGCGACGCGGAGAAGGATTCCAGCGAGTGCAGCGAGATCAACGGATCTCCCGAGATATCGCTGGAAGCGCTGGCGAGGCTGAAGAAGCTCGAGCGAGTGGTGTCGAAGTCGAAGCGACGTTTAGAAAAATGTCTCGGCTCGACGCAAGCGGAGGACAAGGCCGAGAAGTGTTTGCGCGAGGTGAACGAGATACTGGACTCGTGTTTAGAGTGTAAGAAGAACCAGGCTGGCGCACAAGTCACCGAGTCAGTAGGGATAATAGTGTCTAGGGTAGAAACTATGCTTAAGGACAAACTGTGCGAGCTCATAAAGAGACGGCAGGCGCTGGCGCAGGAGGGTCGGCTGGACGAAAGGGAGAAGATGAGACTCGTCGCCGAGAGAATCGCCTACGAATCCGTGATTCTGCGGCAGATAAAGTGCGCGCTGACGCGCACGACGGACAGGAGCGTCGTTCTAAGCGAATTGGTCGAAACTAGTCAGCTTGCCTCAAGCTTAAAGCGTAAGATTCACGGAACCAAGCCCAAAACGTACCAAAACACGAATTACATTCAGTATCTCACTAAGGTGTTAGCGAATAAGTTAGTGCTGATAGGACGCGCCGCCGCGACGACGGACACGTCGTCGAAGGAAGTGATCGCCGCTCGCAGCGAGAGTCTCAACTTCCTGCTGCAGAAGCAGTGCGAGATTAACGAGATTATGCGAAAGTATAAGGAGACGAAATTGCGACAGCTCGCGGAGGCTCTGGCCACCGAGACGCTGAGTCTGTCTGAGCAGGAGGACCTCGTGAGTAAGCAGAGCAGCGGCGCCGGCGGCGgcgccggcggcggcggctctAACAAGAAGCTGCTCGAGGACAGGCGTATTCGCGAGGCATGGGCCTTGGCGCAGGAGACCGTGAGCAAGGAACTCGTGCAGGCCGAGGTGTCCCACGTTATCATGCGCTACGGTCAGCTGTACGAGCAGAACGTCACGTCGATCACGGATATCTGCCTTAGCTTCGACAGCGCGGACAATATCAGGCTGGAATCGTGGGTGGACGCGGTGCAGGCGAGATTGCGCCAAGAAATGGAGGTCTCCATACACGAGCTGTCGGAGGCTTACGAGGAGTGTCTGCGCACGATAAAGAAGAACAAGTCGACGACGGCTGACGCGAAGCACGAGTCCCGTCAGCTGTTGACGGACTACGCCGACGTGATCGCGCACAAGGCTTTAATAGACTCCAGAATCGCCCTTCTTCAGGAAACCGCGCGACAGCCGTCCACCGCGTACCCGGGGGAGACTTTCGTATCTAGTCTTATTCGAAACGAAGAGATTCTTTCCTGTCTTGCGAACGACGAAGGATGCGACTTCCAAAGTAGCCCGATTCTCGACGCAGAATACAGTTACCTTTACCAACGGATGACCAAGGAATGCGAGGACAGGATATCCGGGAAGCGGGAGTCGAAGGAGCAGCTGAAGAACGTCAGTCAGTCGTTGTATCACCTCGAGGAGGATCTAGCCGAGCTCGGCAAGTGTATGAGGGTCAGAGCGGGCGTGAGCGTCGACAGTGGCGTTTGGTCCAAGTCGACCGGCGGCATCGCGGACTGGTCGGGCGTGTGCGACAAGTGCCTGCACTTACGGGAACAGATAAGAAAGCTTAGCGATCACATGAACGACGCGTCATGCCAAACGTGCGACCAACTTCAGAATACCATTCAGCGAATAACTGCCGAGCACAATCAGGAATTGGAGGCGCTCAAGCGCAACCAGGAGAGAGATCTGATGGACATCAAGGGCGAGTTGGACAATCAGCGTCATTCCCTGACGACGCAGTACGAGCAGGAGGCGGCCAGCCTGCGCGAGAGAGCCAGAAAATTGGAGCACCGCCTGAACGCGATGGACTCGGAGCATTCGGCTCACGTGAACGAGCTGAGGGCGGCCTATCAGCGATCGATAAGCACCGAGCTGGACACTGACGCCGAGACCCGGAAGCGTTACAAGGAGGAGATCAAGCAGCTGCGCGCGTTATGCGAGAAGGGTTTGCTGGCTATGGAGAACTCGCACAGGCGCATTATCGCCGAGATGGAGGAGAAACATCGGCAGGAGCTGGAAAACTTGAGAGTGGAGAAGGAGCAGGCGCTCTCCGAAGAGACGCAAGCGACTCTGGCTGCATTGGACGCCATGAGGAAGGCACACGAACACGAGGTGCAGAAGGAAATCGCCAAGTTCAAGCAGGAGTTCATCAAGCAGGTGCAGGCGCGCGAGGACATCGGCGTGCTGCACAAGGAGCACGA GGAAGAAATGGAGGAGATAAAACAAGAGATTCTTTCCCTGTCCGCGAAATATTCATCCAAGTGCGTAGAATCGGCCGCGTTGGAGGAGAAAGTGGGCAATCTGTCGAAGCAGCTCGCTCAGGCGCAGCAACACATCATGCAACTGGACGCGAGAAACAAGCAGTTGAGAGCGCATCTAGTGCTAGAGACGAATGACAGCGGCATCAGCGCGGACAGTATGCAGCTTCTGAGGAGTAGAGACAACGAGCTCGCTGAACCAAGGGAAGAAATGCATCGGCTGCAACAGCAGTTTAAG